A genomic window from Flavobacterium johnsoniae includes:
- a CDS encoding GAF domain-containing protein, whose product MTFQELQPKISSIIADNEKNRDEKLLAICQLLNENVDYYNWVGFYFANHDAKTLHLGPYVGAETDHTVIPFGKGICGQVAESNANFVVPDVKAQDNYIACSLTVKSEIVVPLFVNGVNIGQIDIDSHVIDPFTEADERFLEFVNQEVAKLF is encoded by the coding sequence ATGACATTTCAAGAATTACAACCAAAGATAAGCAGTATTATTGCTGACAATGAAAAAAATAGAGACGAAAAATTACTAGCAATCTGCCAACTTCTTAATGAAAATGTCGATTACTACAACTGGGTTGGTTTTTACTTTGCCAATCACGACGCTAAAACATTGCATCTTGGCCCTTATGTTGGAGCAGAAACAGATCATACCGTTATTCCGTTTGGAAAAGGAATTTGCGGACAAGTAGCCGAAAGCAATGCTAATTTTGTTGTACCAGATGTTAAAGCGCAAGACAATTATATTGCCTGCAGTTTGACCGTAAAATCTGAAATTGTAGTCCCACTTTTTGTAAATGGAGTAAATATTGGTCAGATTGATATTGACAGTCATGTTATAGATCCGTTTACAGAAGCTGACGAAAGATTTTTAGAATTTGTGAATCAAGAAGTTGCTAAATTATTCTAG
- the xrtF gene encoding exosortase family protein XrtF, with the protein MKKYLVQFKPFLIFVSIFFLTYIILTILYKFYLNSYQVNDLDDISIFVGKNIEALLRFFDYNVIVQKSSQNPWLEIILNNLFLARIIEGCNAVSVMILFVSFVAAFSGKFKKTALFILFGIVSIYILNVLRIALLVVLLYKFPENNKLIHDIIFPLIIYGYVFLLWIFWINRFSKYAK; encoded by the coding sequence TTGAAAAAATATTTAGTTCAATTTAAGCCTTTCCTGATTTTTGTAAGCATCTTTTTCTTGACTTATATAATCTTGACAATACTTTATAAATTCTACTTAAATAGTTATCAAGTCAACGATCTTGATGACATTTCCATATTTGTTGGTAAAAACATCGAAGCATTGTTGAGATTTTTTGATTATAATGTCATTGTTCAAAAAAGCTCTCAAAATCCGTGGTTAGAAATTATCCTTAATAATTTGTTTCTGGCAAGAATAATTGAAGGATGCAATGCTGTAAGTGTAATGATTTTATTTGTTTCTTTCGTCGCAGCTTTTTCTGGAAAATTCAAAAAAACAGCTTTATTTATTTTATTTGGAATTGTATCTATTTATATTTTAAATGTACTGCGTATTGCACTGTTGGTAGTACTTTTGTATAAATTTCCAGAAAACAACAAATTAATTCATGATATTATATTTCCATTAATTATTTATGGATATGTGTTTCTTTTATGGATTTTTTGGATCAATAGATTTTCAAAATATGCTAAATAA
- a CDS encoding sigma-70 family RNA polymerase sigma factor encodes MRQLKITKQVTNRETASLDKYLQEIGKVDLITADEEVELAQRIKAGDQRALEKLTKANLRFVVSVAKQYQNQGLTLPDLINEGNLGLIKAAQRFDETRGFKFISYAVWWIRQSILQALAEQSRIVRLPLNKIGSINKINKMYALLEQSNERPPSAEEIAKELDMTVNDVKESMKNSGRHLSMDAPLVEGEDSNLYDVLRSGESPNPDRELIHESLRTEIERSLETLTPREADVVRLYFGLGDQHPMTLEEIGETFDLTRERVRQIKEKAIRRLKHTSRSKILKTYLG; translated from the coding sequence ATGAGACAACTTAAAATCACCAAGCAGGTAACTAATCGTGAAACTGCATCGTTAGATAAATATCTACAAGAAATTGGAAAAGTTGACCTAATTACCGCTGATGAAGAGGTAGAATTAGCACAAAGAATAAAGGCTGGTGATCAAAGAGCTTTAGAAAAACTAACAAAAGCCAACCTACGTTTCGTAGTATCTGTGGCTAAACAATATCAAAATCAAGGATTAACTCTTCCGGATTTAATTAATGAAGGAAACTTAGGTTTAATTAAAGCAGCTCAACGTTTTGATGAAACTCGTGGTTTCAAATTCATTTCTTACGCTGTATGGTGGATTCGTCAATCGATTCTTCAAGCTCTAGCTGAACAATCTCGTATTGTACGTTTACCATTAAACAAAATTGGTTCTATCAATAAAATCAACAAAATGTACGCTTTATTAGAGCAATCTAACGAGCGTCCACCTTCTGCTGAGGAAATTGCAAAAGAACTTGACATGACTGTAAACGACGTAAAAGAGTCTATGAAAAACTCTGGACGTCACCTATCTATGGATGCTCCTCTTGTTGAAGGAGAAGATTCTAACCTTTATGACGTATTACGTTCTGGAGAATCTCCAAATCCTGATAGAGAATTAATTCACGAATCTCTTCGTACTGAGATCGAACGTTCTTTAGAAACATTAACGCCAAGAGAGGCAGATGTTGTACGTTTGTATTTTGGTCTTGGCGATCAGCACCCAATGACTCTTGAAGAAATTGGAGAAACTTTCGACTTAACTCGTGAGCGTGTTCGTCAAATTAAAGAAAAAGCAATCCGTAGATTGAAACACACTTCTAGAAGTAAAATCCTTAAAACTTATTTAGGATAA
- a CDS encoding DUF4249 domain-containing protein, with protein sequence MKKIILLRFLITLTLASIFGCTTPYAYQANEFEDLVVIEANITNELKNQQIKISRTYTLEESAPRFESQAEVYITDDIGNKYDFQENNQTYTSINQFQATADRSYQLHVRTKDGHSYISTTEKMPTQTEIENLQATAVTKNGELGVEITVNSTDPTNSSKYYRYEYEETYKVIAPYWYAKKAVVVNGAIELVDRVEEARVCYLNQSSKELLLTNTSKLSEDKVVNFPVRFIDSKDVIIRNRYSILVKQYVQNLAAQTFYETLNEISNSGSILSQTQPGFFYGNLTSVDNPNEKVIGFFNVSSVSTKRLFFNFKDILPGKEQPEYQYNCPAVIPEEEAYRYIFDLTSSTAIELVRSGTKSYYPTQDTPIILYDIQCGDCTSFASNIKPSFWID encoded by the coding sequence ATGAAAAAAATCATACTCTTAAGATTCCTTATAACATTAACACTAGCTTCTATTTTTGGATGCACTACACCATATGCTTACCAAGCAAATGAATTTGAAGACTTAGTGGTAATTGAAGCAAATATTACTAACGAATTAAAAAATCAACAAATTAAAATTTCAAGAACTTACACTTTAGAAGAAAGTGCTCCAAGATTTGAAAGTCAAGCGGAAGTTTATATTACAGACGATATTGGAAACAAATACGATTTTCAAGAAAACAATCAAACCTACACTTCTATCAATCAATTTCAGGCAACTGCAGACAGAAGTTACCAGCTACATGTTCGCACTAAAGACGGCCACTCTTATATTTCAACTACCGAAAAAATGCCGACACAAACGGAAATTGAAAACCTGCAAGCCACTGCGGTTACCAAAAATGGTGAGTTAGGCGTAGAAATTACGGTAAATAGCACAGATCCTACAAACTCTTCTAAATATTACAGATATGAATATGAGGAAACTTACAAAGTAATTGCTCCATATTGGTACGCAAAAAAAGCAGTAGTTGTAAATGGTGCAATTGAATTGGTTGACCGTGTAGAAGAAGCGAGAGTATGTTATCTAAACCAATCTTCAAAAGAACTACTACTTACCAACACCAGTAAATTGAGTGAAGATAAAGTTGTTAATTTTCCCGTTCGTTTTATAGATTCAAAAGATGTAATAATCAGAAACAGATATAGTATTTTAGTAAAACAATATGTTCAAAATTTGGCTGCTCAAACTTTTTATGAAACATTAAATGAAATATCCAATTCAGGAAGCATACTTTCTCAGACTCAGCCAGGCTTTTTTTACGGAAATCTGACCTCAGTAGACAATCCGAATGAAAAAGTAATTGGTTTTTTTAATGTTTCTTCTGTTTCCACAAAAAGATTGTTTTTCAACTTTAAGGATATACTCCCAGGAAAAGAACAACCCGAATATCAATACAATTGTCCGGCTGTGATCCCAGAAGAAGAAGCCTACAGATACATCTTCGATTTGACATCAAGTACGGCAATAGAATTGGTTCGATCAGGAACTAAATCTTACTACCCTACTCAAGACACACCAATTATCTTATATGATATTCAATGTGGCGACTGTACCTCTTTTGCATCAAACATAAAACCTTCATTTTGGATAGATTAA
- a CDS encoding HYC_CC_PP family protein: MNIKKCTGLFLALLLLVSNIGFALDVHYCGGKIASISLNTASKPVVEKKCCGSKEKKNSCCKDKHVQIEKKSDNATLKFFFFQFDFPAVLQEYKPLTFLALSNFKKKEVLSYYSDANAPPLFKLYNQYIFYS, encoded by the coding sequence ATGAATATTAAAAAGTGTACAGGTCTATTTTTAGCGCTCCTTTTATTGGTTTCCAATATTGGGTTTGCTCTTGATGTGCACTACTGTGGAGGAAAAATTGCATCTATATCTTTAAATACAGCTTCAAAACCTGTAGTTGAAAAAAAATGTTGCGGTTCTAAAGAAAAAAAGAACTCTTGCTGTAAAGACAAACACGTTCAGATTGAGAAAAAGTCGGATAACGCAACGCTTAAGTTTTTCTTCTTTCAATTTGATTTTCCTGCTGTACTGCAAGAATACAAGCCTTTAACTTTTTTAGCGCTTTCTAATTTTAAAAAGAAAGAAGTCCTTTCGTATTATTCTGATGCAAATGCGCCACCCTTATTCAAATTATACAATCAGTATATTTTCTATTCCTGA
- a CDS encoding TonB-dependent receptor, whose protein sequence is MRIFTILLLFFGFNFLVHSQNQQNTVSIKFSNINRIEALKQIEAASHYKFYFQEEWFDQNVLISGDYQNKPVQDVLTKVLQDTDLNFFMDKNKIILTKNSIIYSKLNTTKNSNAPIFFQQYDSVQKNQKMVSAPVELIGKETTDSETDSNSDIYILSGHITDLKDQKPLSDINVRVKNTSISTVTNAEGFYTLKIPTGLSTIEVGSVLYNTASRKIMIYSNGTLDFTIIEKINQLDEVLVKSKNSQNVRTAITGVTTIEAEGVKTVPLVLGERDVLKIALTIPGVKSTGEGSSGFNVRGGKEDQNLMLLDNGTIYNPSHLFGFFSAINPYTINRVDIYKGGIPPQYGGRLSSVFDIISKNGNTEKFSGEGGIGPVTSNLTASIPIVKEKASLMVAGRATYSDWILKSLEDENLKNSKASFYDLYAKYTHKINKNNSVEGSGYFSKDKYNITPDSLYTYSNRMVSLKWKHTFNEKNNSELNFTNSEYKYSIDYSAINPESFILKYKINETQGNLKFNTEFNSNHKFTYGIASKLYKINPGQLTPNGDNSLVNPIDIEHEKGLESAVYFSDKFKISEKLLLDLGARYSLFAALGPSTQKVYQDGVPKTQSTVIEEKTYGNNEVIKTFGGFEPRIGLRYIIDESLYLKAGFDQNYQYIHLLTNNTTQSPTDTWKLSDLNVKPQSGRQYSVGLFKNLDYKDLEVSLEGYYKTSKNVLDYKTGSQILLNQDLETELLQGDGKAYGIELLIRKSIGRLNGWIGYTYSRTFIKLDSQFNDEKVNNGKFFPTNFDKPHDLSIVMNYKITHRYSFSSNFVYQTGRPITYPIGKYYYNGAEYTLYSDRNQFRIPDYYRLDVGLNIEGNHKIKKLAHSFWNISVYNLLGRNNPYSIFFVTNNGEIKAYKTSIFAVPIPTITYNFKF, encoded by the coding sequence ATGAGAATATTTACAATCCTTTTACTTTTTTTTGGTTTTAATTTTTTAGTGCATTCACAAAATCAGCAAAATACAGTAAGCATAAAATTCAGTAACATCAACAGAATTGAAGCTTTAAAACAAATTGAAGCTGCTAGCCATTATAAATTTTACTTTCAAGAAGAATGGTTCGACCAGAATGTTTTAATTTCAGGCGACTACCAAAATAAGCCTGTTCAGGATGTTTTGACTAAGGTTTTACAAGACACCGATTTGAATTTTTTTATGGATAAAAACAAAATTATCCTTACCAAAAACAGTATTATTTACAGCAAATTGAATACTACTAAAAATTCAAATGCACCGATATTTTTCCAACAATATGACTCGGTTCAGAAAAATCAAAAAATGGTTTCTGCTCCTGTTGAATTGATCGGAAAAGAAACAACAGATTCAGAAACAGACTCAAATTCAGACATATACATCCTTTCGGGACATATTACAGATTTGAAAGATCAAAAACCTCTTTCAGACATAAATGTAAGGGTAAAAAACACTTCCATAAGCACAGTTACTAATGCCGAAGGTTTTTATACCTTGAAAATTCCGACAGGCTTAAGCACTATTGAAGTTGGATCGGTGCTATACAATACAGCATCTCGAAAAATCATGATTTACAGTAACGGAACATTAGATTTTACGATTATTGAAAAAATCAATCAGCTTGATGAAGTTTTGGTAAAAAGTAAAAATAGCCAAAACGTAAGAACTGCCATAACGGGAGTTACTACTATTGAAGCAGAAGGAGTTAAAACGGTTCCGTTGGTTTTAGGAGAAAGAGATGTCCTAAAAATTGCACTTACTATTCCTGGGGTCAAATCTACCGGCGAAGGCTCGTCTGGATTTAATGTTCGTGGAGGTAAAGAAGATCAGAATTTAATGTTACTAGATAACGGAACTATTTACAATCCTTCGCATCTTTTTGGTTTTTTCAGTGCTATAAACCCTTACACAATTAACAGAGTTGATATTTACAAAGGAGGAATTCCACCTCAATATGGAGGAAGATTATCTTCTGTATTTGATATTATCTCAAAAAATGGTAATACAGAGAAATTTTCAGGTGAAGGAGGTATCGGACCTGTTACAAGCAACCTGACAGCTTCTATTCCTATTGTAAAAGAAAAAGCCAGCTTAATGGTTGCAGGAAGAGCAACTTATTCTGACTGGATTCTTAAATCTCTAGAGGATGAAAATTTAAAAAATAGTAAAGCTTCATTTTATGATTTGTATGCAAAATATACACATAAAATAAACAAAAATAATTCGGTAGAAGGTTCTGGTTATTTCAGTAAAGACAAATACAATATTACACCAGATTCTTTATACACGTATAGCAACAGAATGGTTTCTTTGAAATGGAAACACACTTTTAATGAAAAAAATAACAGCGAGCTGAATTTTACCAATAGTGAATATAAATATAGTATTGACTACAGTGCAATCAATCCAGAATCTTTTATTTTAAAATATAAAATAAACGAAACACAAGGGAATTTAAAATTCAATACTGAATTCAACAGCAACCATAAATTCACTTACGGAATAGCAAGCAAACTATATAAGATAAATCCGGGACAATTAACACCGAACGGAGATAATTCACTAGTTAATCCTATTGATATAGAACATGAAAAAGGTTTAGAATCGGCTGTATATTTCTCAGATAAATTTAAGATTTCCGAAAAATTACTTCTTGATTTAGGAGCTCGTTATTCTCTTTTTGCTGCACTTGGACCATCAACTCAAAAAGTATATCAGGACGGTGTTCCGAAGACACAATCAACTGTAATTGAAGAAAAAACATACGGAAACAATGAAGTAATTAAAACTTTTGGAGGATTTGAACCAAGAATTGGTCTTCGATATATTATTGACGAAAGCCTTTATTTAAAAGCAGGTTTTGACCAAAATTATCAGTACATACATCTTCTTACCAATAACACAACACAATCTCCAACTGATACTTGGAAATTATCCGACTTAAATGTTAAACCTCAAAGCGGGCGACAATACTCTGTAGGATTGTTTAAAAATCTTGACTATAAAGATTTAGAAGTCAGTCTTGAAGGCTATTACAAAACATCTAAAAATGTATTAGATTATAAAACAGGTTCTCAAATACTTTTAAACCAAGATTTAGAAACTGAATTACTTCAAGGCGATGGAAAAGCTTACGGAATTGAACTTTTAATAAGAAAATCAATTGGAAGACTTAACGGATGGATTGGTTATACTTATTCTAGAACCTTCATAAAACTTGACAGTCAGTTTAATGATGAAAAGGTAAACAACGGAAAATTTTTCCCTACCAATTTTGATAAACCTCATGATCTAAGCATAGTCATGAATTACAAAATTACGCATCGATACAGTTTTTCATCTAACTTTGTATATCAGACAGGAAGACCTATCACTTATCCTATTGGAAAATATTACTATAATGGAGCCGAATATACTCTTTATAGCGACCGTAATCAATTTAGAATACCAGATTATTACAGATTAGATGTTGGATTAAACATTGAAGGAAATCATAAAATAAAAAAATTAGCCCATAGTTTTTGGAATATTTCCGTTTATAATCTTTTAGGAAGAAATAATCCATATTCAATCTTTTTTGTAACAAACAATGGCGAAATCAAAGCATACAAAACTTCCATTTTTGCTGTGCCAATACCAACAATTACTTACAATTTTAAATTCTAA
- a CDS encoding polyribonucleotide nucleotidyltransferase produces the protein MIPQLFVEKIDLGDGRSITIETGRLAKQADGSVVVRMGDTMILATAVSARTSNPGVDFLPLTVDYREKFAAAGRFPGGFFKREARPSDSEVLTMRLVDRVLRPLFPDDYHAETQVMIQLMSHDETVMPDALAGLAASAALAVSDIPFYNLISEVRVARIDGKLVINPSREELEKSDIDMMIGASMDSVAMVEGEMKEISEAEMIEAIKFAHEAIKVQIQAQYRLQEAFGKKEIRTYEGEKENEEIYKKVKEAAYDKIYAVAKVGSAKHERGAAFAEIKEEVKALFTEEELAADGDLVSKYFYKTNKEAVRNVVLELGVRLDGRKTTDIRPIWCEIDYLPRVHGSSLFTRGETQALATVTLGTSREANQIDSPSEQGEEKFYLHYNFPPFSTGEAKPLRGTSRREVGHGNLAQRALKNMIPADCPYTIRVVSEVLESNGSSSMATVCAGTMALMDAGVQMVKPVSGIAMGLITDGEKFAVLSDILGDEDHLGDMDFKVTGTADGITACQMDIKIDGLRYDIMEQALSQARDGRLHILGKLTETIATPRADVKAHAPKIITRTIPGNFIGALIGPGGKVIQELQKATGTTIVINEVDEQGVVEILGTDPEGIKTVLAKIDALTFKPQMGEAYEVKVIKMLDFGAVVEYTAAPGNEVLLHVSELAWERTENVADVVKMGDVFQVKYLGVDPKTKKEKVSKKALVPRPPREEKKE, from the coding sequence ATGATTCCACAATTATTTGTAGAAAAAATCGATTTAGGTGATGGAAGAAGCATCACAATCGAGACAGGTCGTTTAGCAAAACAAGCAGATGGTTCTGTAGTAGTTAGAATGGGCGACACAATGATTCTTGCAACAGCAGTTTCAGCTCGCACATCAAACCCAGGGGTTGACTTTTTACCGTTAACGGTAGATTACCGTGAAAAATTTGCAGCAGCAGGTCGTTTTCCTGGAGGTTTCTTCAAGAGAGAAGCTCGTCCAAGCGACAGCGAAGTATTGACAATGAGATTAGTTGACCGTGTATTGCGTCCGCTTTTCCCAGACGATTACCATGCTGAAACACAAGTTATGATTCAATTAATGTCTCATGACGAAACTGTTATGCCAGATGCATTAGCTGGTTTAGCAGCGTCTGCAGCTTTAGCAGTTTCAGATATTCCATTTTACAACTTAATTTCGGAAGTACGTGTTGCACGTATCGACGGAAAATTAGTGATCAACCCAAGCAGAGAAGAATTAGAAAAATCTGATATCGACATGATGATTGGAGCTTCTATGGATTCTGTTGCCATGGTTGAAGGTGAGATGAAAGAAATCTCAGAAGCTGAAATGATCGAAGCCATTAAATTTGCTCACGAGGCTATCAAAGTTCAAATTCAGGCTCAATATCGTTTACAGGAAGCTTTTGGTAAAAAAGAAATCCGTACTTACGAAGGAGAGAAAGAAAACGAAGAAATCTACAAAAAAGTAAAAGAAGCAGCTTACGATAAAATCTATGCTGTTGCAAAAGTTGGTTCAGCTAAACACGAAAGAGGTGCTGCATTTGCTGAAATAAAAGAAGAAGTTAAAGCTTTATTTACTGAAGAAGAATTAGCTGCTGACGGAGATTTAGTTTCTAAATATTTCTACAAAACAAACAAAGAAGCTGTTCGTAATGTAGTCTTAGAATTAGGTGTTCGTTTAGATGGTAGAAAAACAACAGATATCAGACCAATCTGGTGTGAAATTGATTATTTACCAAGAGTTCACGGTTCTTCTTTATTTACACGTGGAGAAACTCAAGCTTTGGCAACTGTAACTTTAGGAACTTCTAGAGAAGCAAACCAAATCGATTCTCCATCAGAGCAAGGTGAAGAGAAATTCTACTTACACTATAACTTCCCTCCTTTCTCAACTGGTGAAGCAAAACCATTAAGAGGAACTTCAAGAAGAGAAGTTGGTCACGGTAACTTGGCTCAAAGAGCTTTAAAAAATATGATTCCTGCTGATTGTCCTTATACAATTCGTGTTGTTTCTGAGGTTTTAGAATCTAACGGTTCTTCTTCTATGGCAACAGTTTGTGCTGGAACAATGGCTTTGATGGACGCTGGAGTTCAAATGGTAAAACCAGTTTCTGGGATTGCTATGGGATTGATTACTGACGGAGAGAAATTTGCTGTATTGTCTGATATCTTAGGAGATGAAGATCACTTAGGAGACATGGACTTTAAAGTAACTGGAACTGCTGACGGTATCACAGCTTGTCAAATGGATATTAAGATTGATGGTTTACGTTATGATATTATGGAGCAAGCTTTATCTCAAGCTCGCGACGGACGTTTGCATATTTTAGGAAAATTAACTGAAACAATCGCTACTCCAAGAGCTGACGTAAAAGCTCATGCACCAAAAATCATTACTAGAACTATTCCTGGAAACTTTATTGGAGCGTTAATTGGACCTGGCGGAAAAGTAATTCAAGAATTACAAAAAGCTACAGGAACAACTATCGTAATCAACGAAGTAGACGAACAAGGAGTTGTTGAAATCTTAGGAACTGACCCAGAAGGCATCAAAACTGTATTAGCTAAAATTGACGCTTTAACTTTCAAACCTCAAATGGGAGAAGCTTACGAAGTTAAAGTAATCAAAATGCTAGATTTTGGAGCTGTTGTAGAATATACTGCAGCGCCAGGAAACGAAGTATTGCTTCACGTATCTGAATTGGCTTGGGAACGTACTGAAAACGTTGCTGATGTAGTTAAAATGGGAGATGTTTTCCAAGTGAAATACTTAGGAGTTGACCCTAAAACTAAAAAAGAAAAAGTGTCTAAAAAAGCGCTTGTTCCAAGACCTCCACGTGAGGAGAAAAAAGAGTAA
- the rpsO gene encoding 30S ribosomal protein S15 gives MYLSKEKKEEIFAQHGGATNTGSAEGQIALFTYRISHLTEHLKKNRHDYNTERSLVLLVGKRRALLDYLKKKEINRYREIIKVLNIRK, from the coding sequence ATGTATTTAAGCAAAGAAAAGAAAGAAGAGATTTTCGCACAACACGGTGGTGCAACAAACACTGGAAGCGCAGAAGGTCAAATTGCATTGTTCACTTATAGAATTTCTCACTTAACTGAACACTTGAAAAAAAATCGTCACGATTACAACACTGAGCGTTCTCTTGTACTATTAGTAGGTAAAAGAAGAGCGTTACTTGATTACTTGAAAAAGAAAGAGATCAACAGATATCGTGAGATTATCAAAGTATTGAATATCAGAAAATAA
- a CDS encoding exosortase F system-associated membrane protein — MLNKLLENKFKLIGAVLIVLSLALVRMFELQLFYDPFINYFQNDFKNLPYPQVDKLKLFYSLFFRFILNSALSLTLIYVLFQNRDIFKFSAILYALFLVVLLTSFFIVLDFFPKASWLLFYVRRFIIQPILVLLFIPGFYYQLQNSKK, encoded by the coding sequence ATGCTAAATAAATTATTAGAAAATAAATTTAAATTAATTGGCGCAGTACTTATTGTGCTTAGTTTGGCATTGGTAAGAATGTTTGAGTTGCAATTGTTTTATGATCCGTTTATAAATTATTTTCAGAATGACTTTAAGAATTTGCCGTATCCTCAAGTTGATAAATTAAAGCTTTTTTATAGTCTGTTTTTTAGATTTATACTGAATTCAGCTTTGTCATTAACTTTGATTTATGTTCTGTTTCAAAACCGAGATATTTTCAAGTTTAGTGCAATTTTATATGCCTTGTTTTTGGTAGTTCTTTTAACGTCATTTTTTATTGTTTTAGACTTTTTTCCAAAAGCAAGCTGGCTTCTTTTTTACGTTCGACGATTTATAATTCAGCCTATCTTAGTTTTGCTATTTATCCCTGGATTTTATTATCAACTTCAAAATTCCAAAAAATAA
- a CDS encoding energy transducer TonB: MRKTIYLLLALLPAFVFSQNTSDKIIYFDSIGKDASKENYVFYRIIKDFNKEKDYYQVKDYYKSGVLKMEGNSKTKNGLSKDGEYVYYFENGKKKKTENYIKARLNGDFSEWYESGNPKLKGEYVDSQSGIDSDVKIYDFWNSKNEHIVVNGNGWYEDEGENFLAQGNVKNGFKDGEWKGFFKDSKYQYIDIYKEGKFISGKSKNSEGVVTEYTQLESRPLPKKGINDFYQFIGTNFVIPKEAVKNKISGKLIIQFIIEKDGKITEPKILKSLGYGLDEEAVRVITSYENWIPGKQRGVPVRVQYSVPLTI; encoded by the coding sequence ATGAGAAAAACCATTTATTTACTGCTAGCATTACTTCCAGCATTCGTTTTTTCACAAAACACATCAGACAAAATCATTTATTTTGATTCTATTGGAAAAGATGCTTCAAAAGAAAATTATGTCTTTTACAGAATTATAAAAGATTTTAACAAAGAGAAAGACTATTATCAAGTTAAAGATTATTACAAATCTGGCGTTTTAAAAATGGAAGGGAATTCCAAAACTAAAAATGGGTTATCTAAAGATGGTGAATATGTTTATTATTTTGAAAACGGCAAAAAGAAAAAAACTGAAAATTATATTAAAGCACGATTAAATGGAGATTTCTCTGAATGGTACGAAAGCGGTAATCCTAAATTAAAAGGAGAATACGTAGATTCTCAATCAGGAATTGATTCTGATGTGAAAATTTATGATTTTTGGAATTCTAAAAATGAACATATTGTTGTAAACGGGAATGGCTGGTATGAAGATGAAGGAGAAAATTTTCTAGCTCAGGGAAATGTAAAGAATGGATTTAAAGATGGTGAATGGAAAGGCTTCTTTAAAGATTCAAAATATCAATACATAGATATTTATAAAGAAGGAAAGTTCATCTCTGGAAAAAGCAAAAACTCTGAAGGTGTAGTAACAGAATATACTCAACTAGAATCAAGACCATTGCCCAAAAAAGGAATAAACGATTTCTACCAATTTATTGGAACTAACTTTGTTATACCAAAAGAAGCTGTAAAAAATAAAATATCTGGAAAACTAATAATTCAATTTATAATTGAAAAAGACGGCAAAATAACAGAGCCTAAAATACTCAAATCTTTAGGATATGGTCTAGACGAAGAAGCTGTTAGAGTTATTACTAGCTATGAAAACTGGATTCCCGGAAAACAAAGAGGCGTACCTGTTCGCGTACAATATTCTGTACCGCTGACAATATAA